The genomic stretch AGGCGCCAGTGGATGGAATGGACGATCAGGCCCTGCTCGGTCATCCGGTCCAGCCGTTTCCGGGCCGTCTTGACGGTGACGCCGACCTCCTCAGCCACGTCCTTTATCGGCCGGCGGGCATCCGATTCCAGCGCCTTGACGATGCGCAGGTCGAGGTTGGTGAACGCATCCCTTGGTGACGGAGAAGGTGTTGGCAGGATGCCCACCTGCACCTCGTGCATGATGGCCTCTCTCTGCACCATGGAGACGAAACGGGCCATGTCGCTCGCGTCCCTGACCAGGCCATGGATGTAGACGAAGTTGCCGCTGGCCACGAAGATCACGGCAACGTTTCGCTCCTTCTCCAGTCTCGCCGCCAGCTGGTCCATGGAGGTAGCGCGGGACCAGCCGAAGACCACGACCCACATGTTGCCATGGTAGCGCTCGCTGATGTAGGTGCCGGTGTGGGTGATGATGCCGGCGTCCATCAGCTCCTGGACGCGGTGATGGACGGCCTGAGGGGTCAGCCCGAGGGACTTCCCTAGATCGGAATAGGACATCCTGGAGTTCAGCATCAGGCTGCGGCCGATGGCGATGTCGATCTCGTCCACGGGTCCGATATCGGATGTGGGAATATTAAACAAGTGGACACAACGATAATTGTCCTGGCATCAACGATCTAGTGAATTAGGAAAAGACGGAAAGGGTTTGTATCACCTCTCGACCCGTAGCGAGTGTCTTAGAACTGTTTCCTCCTGAACAGGACCGTTGAGACCAGCAGCGACACTACGATGTAACCGATGAGCACCATTGCCGCTCCGGTCTCGGAGGGGACGAATGTCGTCGACGACATATCCCCCATCAGAGTGGTGTGCGTGACTGGATAGGGGTCCTGCAGCGAGAACGATATCGTTCCCGAGGCATTCGACGCCAGGAAGAACGGGTCCACGCCCGACATCGACAGTAGCTGCGACACTATGGTCATCACCAT from Methanomassiliicoccales archaeon encodes the following:
- a CDS encoding winged helix-turn-helix transcriptional regulator is translated as MDEIDIAIGRSLMLNSRMSYSDLGKSLGLTPQAVHHRVQELMDAGIITHTGTYISERYHGNMWVVVFGWSRATSMDQLAARLEKERNVAVIFVASGNFVYIHGLVRDASDMARFVSMVQREAIMHEVQVGILPTPSPSPRDAFTNLDLRIVKALESDARRPIKDVAEEVGVTVKTARKRLDRMTEQGLIVHSIHWRLDSQPDPITNIHLTVREDV